A segment of the Agrobacterium tumefaciens genome:
TGCTGCTGACCGCGTTCGCGTCAATCGTATCGTCTCGGAACTCGCTGCGTTGAGCGATAGCGGCGAAATCAATCTGGCACGACTGACGGTCGCAGCTGGATTGCTGGCCGACATCGTTCTGGCTCGCTGAGATCGACTGAGTTCCAGATCAGTGGAGCAGTAAAGCCGCTCCAATACGCAAAACGACTACCCGGGCACCTGCACGGGTAGTCAGACAAAAGCGTCGCTTTCTCCTCCCAGACGTCCTTCTGCTACAGGATACCGAATGACCGCTTCCTCCCCACCCGCCGAAACGAAGATTGCAAAACGGGGTATCTGGGGTTGGGTCATGTTCGACTGGGCGGCACAACCGTTCTTCACGGTCGTCACCACTTTCATTTTCGGCCCCTATTTCGTCTCGCGTCTGACGGAAGATCCAGTCTCGGCGCAAACGGTCTGGAGCAACATGGCGACGATGTCCTCCATCGTCATTGCCATTTTTTCCCCGATCCTCGGTTCGATTGCCGATCAGTCCGGATCACGCAAGCCGTGGATCGCCTTTTTTGCCGTCATAAAGATCGTCAGCCTGTCGCTCCTGTGGTTTGCTGCGCCCGGCTCTCCGATCATCCTTCCAGTCGTCTGCATGATCTTTGCCTCGATCGCGGCGGAGTTTTCCATCGTTTTCAACGATTCCATGATGCCGAGATTGACCAATCCGCAAAATGTCGGCCGAATTTCCAACCTTGCCTGGGGGCTCGGTTATCTCGGTGGCATGGTGGTATTGATTGCTGTTGTGACGCTCCTCGCCGCCAACCCGCAAACTGGCCGTACGATTGCCGGCATAACGCCGCTTTTCGGGTTAAATCCTGTCACCGGAGAAGACGCTCGAATAACAGGGCCGATCGCCGCGCTGTGGTACCTCGTGTTTATCCTGCCGATGTTTCTCTTCACTCCCGACAGTGACAAGGGCTTGCCATTCAAATCAGCCATCCGCTCTGGACTGACGGAATTGCGGGCAACGCTGCGAGAGCTTCGTGGTCGCCCTGTCCTGCTGCGGTTTTTGATCGCCCGTATGCTCTATCAGGATGGCGTCAACGGCGTCCTCATTCTCGGTGGTGCTTTTGCAGCCGGTATGTTCGGATGGGCGACAATGGAGATCGGGCTGTTCGGCATTCTTCTGAATGTCGTTGCCATTGCGGGCTGTTTTGTTGCCGGCCGCATAGACCATCGCCTCGGCTCTCGCACGACAATCCTCATCAGCCTCGTGCTTCTGTTGATTGCGACCATCGGCATTGTATCCACGGAACGTAGCTCGACCCTCTTTGGCTGGATGGCGCTATCGACCACTGATGATGGCGGTATATTCGCGACGGGCGCAGAGAAAGCCTATCTCGTCTACGGTGTGCTGATCGGCCTGGCTTTCGGTCCCGTGCAGGCCTCGTCACGCTCCTACCTGGCGCGCAATATCACTGTGGCGGAAGCGGGCCGTTATTTTGGGATTTACGCACTATCGGGACGCGCTACCAGTTTCATGGCAACGCTGAGCTTTTCGGTCGCAACCGCCATGACCGGCTCAGCCCATGTCGGCATGGCAACCTTGATCGTTTTCCTGGGAGCCGGATTTCTGCTGTTACTGCGCGTTCCCGAACGCACAATACCCCAATCCGAAGACAAGAAGTGACAGGCGGACCGGCCAAGGCCGGTCGCAGCAGGTTTTCAAAGCTGGTCGAGTTTTTGCTGCAATGCGCGCAGTTGCTCTTTCAGCTCGTCAATTTCAGAAGCATTCGGCTTACGCGTCTCCTTCGGAGCCTGCGGCATCGAAAAAGGCGCGAACCCCTGCATGGCCTGACGGAAAAGTTCCGTATTGCGGCGGATCTGCTCTTCCATCATCTGAAGCGGTGCCTGGAAATTCCGGGCAAGCGAACCGTCGCCGAAGGCCTTGGCCATATGCTCCTGCATCTGGCTCTGCTGATCGGAAAAGGTTTTCATCGAGTGCTCGAGAAACGTCGGCACGACCATCTGCATCTGATCGCCATAATAGGAAATCAGCTGCCTGAGAAAAGCCGTCGGCAGAAGCGTGTTGCCGGTCTTGGCTTCCTGCTCGACGATGATCTGCGTCAGTACTGCATGGGTAATGTCTTCGGATGTCTTTGCGTCCTGAACCTTGAAGTCCTCACCGCGCTTGACCATCTGCGCCAGGTCATCAAGCGTCACATAGGTGCTCGTGCCCGTATTGTAGAGCCGCCGATTGGCGTATTTTTTGATAATCGTTTCGCCGTCGTGCTTTGCCATCCTCGCCTCCTCGCGATGCTGGTATTTTTTTGTTTTTTGGTGTTATTGCTCTTCCCGTTGTGAAGTGTAAGCGCAAAACCAGCCCTGTGACAAATGTTTTGTGCAATGCAACAGTTTGTTTTTTGCGCAGCAATTTTTGGCAAGATATCGCATTGCTTTCGCAACATCTTTCAAAGCGCCCGACACCGTTTGACTTGGATGAAAACCTTTGCCAGTCTCCCGCCCGAAAGTGAGGAGGAACCTTATG
Coding sequences within it:
- a CDS encoding MFS transporter — translated: MTASSPPAETKIAKRGIWGWVMFDWAAQPFFTVVTTFIFGPYFVSRLTEDPVSAQTVWSNMATMSSIVIAIFSPILGSIADQSGSRKPWIAFFAVIKIVSLSLLWFAAPGSPIILPVVCMIFASIAAEFSIVFNDSMMPRLTNPQNVGRISNLAWGLGYLGGMVVLIAVVTLLAANPQTGRTIAGITPLFGLNPVTGEDARITGPIAALWYLVFILPMFLFTPDSDKGLPFKSAIRSGLTELRATLRELRGRPVLLRFLIARMLYQDGVNGVLILGGAFAAGMFGWATMEIGLFGILLNVVAIAGCFVAGRIDHRLGSRTTILISLVLLLIATIGIVSTERSSTLFGWMALSTTDDGGIFATGAEKAYLVYGVLIGLAFGPVQASSRSYLARNITVAEAGRYFGIYALSGRATSFMATLSFSVATAMTGSAHVGMATLIVFLGAGFLLLLRVPERTIPQSEDKK
- the phaR gene encoding polyhydroxyalkanoate synthesis repressor PhaR: MAKHDGETIIKKYANRRLYNTGTSTYVTLDDLAQMVKRGEDFKVQDAKTSEDITHAVLTQIIVEQEAKTGNTLLPTAFLRQLISYYGDQMQMVVPTFLEHSMKTFSDQQSQMQEHMAKAFGDGSLARNFQAPLQMMEEQIRRNTELFRQAMQGFAPFSMPQAPKETRKPNASEIDELKEQLRALQQKLDQL